One genomic region from Oncorhynchus keta strain PuntledgeMale-10-30-2019 chromosome 33, Oket_V2, whole genome shotgun sequence encodes:
- the LOC127914619 gene encoding uncharacterized protein LOC127914619 isoform X11 gives MIPRLALASSSTQSSLSLFPLCSDPTSLSPQSLSAPAASPQHSLTRSHMHVPSTHTHFLSYPATCEYLRQSHLGRPREAVCSKTLKAVCITALPLLSLQGSAVVPVQVDDRLPSSYGSHMSSNTRPPLSQVQQYQTTALTGPAIPDHRSHRSSNTRPPLSQVQQYQTTALTGPAIPDHRSHRSSNTRPPLSQVQQYQTTALTGPAIPDHRSHRSSNTRPPLSQVQQYQTTALTGPAIPDHRSHRSSNTRPPLSQVQQYQTTALTGPAIPDHRSHRSSNTRPLLSQVQVKQTTALTGPGKVDHCSHRSINTQTTALTHNVISTRRLGAGGRWFVSCR, from the exons ATGATTCCAAGGTTAGCTTTAGCCTCCAGTTCCACCCAGTCATCCCTAAGCCTTTTTCCTCTCTGCTCCGatccaacctccctctctcctcagtcgCTCTCAGCACCAGCAGCAAGCCCTCAACACTCCCTTACGCGATCACACATGCACGTCCCtagcactcacacacactttctctcctaCCCTGCTACATGTGAATATCTACGACAGTCACATTTAGGTCGACCTAGAGAGGCAGTCTGTTCTAAGACACTGAAGGCAGTCTGCATCActgctcttcctctcctctctctccaggggtcaGCGGTTGTTCCTGTCCAGGTAGATGATCGCCTCCCATCCTCCTACGGCTCTCATAT GTCCAGCAATACCAGACCACCGCTCTCACAGGTCCAGCAATACCAGACCACCGCTCTCACAGGTCCAGCAATACCAGACCACCGCTCTCACAGGTCCAGCAATACCAGACCACCGCTCTCACAGGTCCAGCAATACCAGACCACCGCTCTCACAGGTCCAGCAATACCAGACCACCGCTCTCACAGGTCCAGCAATACCAGACCACCGCTCTCACAG GTCCAGCAATACCAGACCACCGCTCTCACAGGTCCAGCAATACCAGACCACCGCTCTCACAGGTCCAGCAATACCAGACCACCGCTCTCACAGGTCCAGCAATACCAGACCACCGCTCTCACAGGTCCAGCAATACCAGACCACCGCTCTCACAGGTCCAGCAATACCAGACCACCGCTCTCACAG GTCCAGCAATACCAGACCACCGCTCTCACAGGTCCAGCAATACCAGACCACCGCTCTCACAGGTCCAGCAATACCAGACCACTGCTCTCACAGGTCCAGGTAAAGCAGACAACTGCTCTCACAGGTCCAGGTAAAGTAGACCACTGCTCTCACAGGTCCATTAATACCCAGACCACCGCTCTCACACACAATGTCATCTCAACCCGACGGCTGGGAGCTGGAGGTCGTTGGTTTGTTAGCTGCCGTTAG
- the LOC127914619 gene encoding uncharacterized protein LOC127914619 isoform X24, which translates to MIPRLALASSSTQSSLSLFPLCSDPTSLSPQSLSAPAASPQHSLTRSHMHVPSTHTHFLSYPATCEYLRQSHLGRPREAVCSKTLKAVCITALPLLSLQGSAVVPVQVDDRLPSSYGSHMSSNTRPPLSQVQQYQTTALTGPAIPDHRSHRSSNTRPPLSQVQQYQTTALTGPAIPDHRSHRSSNTRPPLSQVQQYQTTALTGPAIPDHRSHRSSNTRPPLSQVQQYQTTALTGPAIPDHRSHRSSNTRPLLSQVQVKQTTALTGPGKVDHCSHRSINTQTTALTHNVISTRRLGAGGRWFVSCR; encoded by the exons ATGATTCCAAGGTTAGCTTTAGCCTCCAGTTCCACCCAGTCATCCCTAAGCCTTTTTCCTCTCTGCTCCGatccaacctccctctctcctcagtcgCTCTCAGCACCAGCAGCAAGCCCTCAACACTCCCTTACGCGATCACACATGCACGTCCCtagcactcacacacactttctctcctaCCCTGCTACATGTGAATATCTACGACAGTCACATTTAGGTCGACCTAGAGAGGCAGTCTGTTCTAAGACACTGAAGGCAGTCTGCATCActgctcttcctctcctctctctccaggggtcaGCGGTTGTTCCTGTCCAGGTAGATGATCGCCTCCCATCCTCCTACGGCTCTCATAT GTCCAGCAATACCAGACCACCGCTCTCACAGGTCCAGCAATACCAGACCACCGCTCTCACAGGTCCAGCAATACCAGACCACCGCTCTCACAGGTCCAGCAATACCAGACCACCGCTCTCACAGGTCCAGCAATACCAGACCACCGCTCTCACAGGTCCAGCAATACCAGACCACCGCTCTCACAGGTCCAGCAATACCAGACCACCGCTCTCACAGGTCCAGCAATACCAGACCACCGCTCTCACAG GTCCAGCAATACCAGACCACCGCTCTCACAGGTCCAGCAATACCAGACCACCGCTCTCACAGGTCCAGCAATACCAGACCACCGCTCTCACAG GTCCAGCAATACCAGACCACCGCTCTCACAGGTCCAGCAATACCAGACCACTGCTCTCACAGGTCCAGGTAAAGCAGACAACTGCTCTCACAGGTCCAGGTAAAGTAGACCACTGCTCTCACAGGTCCATTAATACCCAGACCACCGCTCTCACACACAATGTCATCTCAACCCGACGGCTGGGAGCTGGAGGTCGTTGGTTTGTTAGCTGCCGTTAG
- the LOC127914619 gene encoding uncharacterized protein LOC127914619 isoform X7: MIPRLALASSSTQSSLSLFPLCSDPTSLSPQSLSAPAASPQHSLTRSHMHVPSTHTHFLSYPATCEYLRQSHLGRPREAVCSKTLKAVCITALPLLSLQGSAVVPVQVDDRLPSSYGSHMSSNTRPPLSQVQQYQTTALTGPAIPDHRSHRSSNTRPPLSQVQQYQTTALTGPAIPDHRSHRSSNTRPPLSQVQQYQTTALTGPAIPDHRSHRSSNTRPPLSQVQQYQTTALTGPAIPDHRSHRSSNTRPPLSQVQQYQTTALTGPAIPDHRSHRSSNTRPLLSQVQVKQTTALTGPGKVDHCSHRSINTQTTALTHNVISTRRLGAGGRWFVSCR; this comes from the exons ATGATTCCAAGGTTAGCTTTAGCCTCCAGTTCCACCCAGTCATCCCTAAGCCTTTTTCCTCTCTGCTCCGatccaacctccctctctcctcagtcgCTCTCAGCACCAGCAGCAAGCCCTCAACACTCCCTTACGCGATCACACATGCACGTCCCtagcactcacacacactttctctcctaCCCTGCTACATGTGAATATCTACGACAGTCACATTTAGGTCGACCTAGAGAGGCAGTCTGTTCTAAGACACTGAAGGCAGTCTGCATCActgctcttcctctcctctctctccaggggtcaGCGGTTGTTCCTGTCCAGGTAGATGATCGCCTCCCATCCTCCTACGGCTCTCATAT GTCCAGCAATACCAGACCACCGCTCTCACAGGTCCAGCAATACCAGACCACCGCTCTCACAGGTCCAGCAATACCAGACCACCGCTCTCACAGGTCCAGCAATACCAGACCACCGCTCTCACAGGTCCAGCAATACCAGACCACCGCTCTCACAGGTCCAGCAATACCAGACCACCGCTCTCACAGGTCCAGCAATACCAGACCACCGCTCTCACAGGTCCAGCAATACCAGACCACCGCTCTCACAG GTCCAGCAATACCAGACCACCGCTCTCACAGGTCCAGCAATACCAGACCACCGCTCTCACAGGTCCAGCAATACCAGACCACCGCTCTCACAGGTCCAGCAATACCAGACCACCGCTCTCACAGGTCCAGCAATACCAGACCACCGCTCTCACAG GTCCAGCAATACCAGACCACCGCTCTCACAGGTCCAGCAATACCAGACCACCGCTCTCACAGGTCCAGCAATACCAGACCACTGCTCTCACAGGTCCAGGTAAAGCAGACAACTGCTCTCACAGGTCCAGGTAAAGTAGACCACTGCTCTCACAGGTCCATTAATACCCAGACCACCGCTCTCACACACAATGTCATCTCAACCCGACGGCTGGGAGCTGGAGGTCGTTGGTTTGTTAGCTGCCGTTAG
- the LOC127914619 gene encoding uncharacterized protein LOC127914619 isoform X27 codes for MIPRLALASSSTQSSLSLFPLCSDPTSLSPQSLSAPAASPQHSLTRSHMHVPSTHTHFLSYPATCEYLRQSHLGRPREAVCSKTLKAVCITALPLLSLQGSAVVPVQVDDRLPSSYGSHMSSNTRPPLSQVQQYQTTALTGPAIPDHRSHRSSNTRPPLSQVQQYQTTALTGPAIPDHRSHRSSNTRPPLSQVQQYQTTALTGPAIPDHRSHRSSNTRPPLSQVQQYQTTALTGPAIPDHRSHRSSNTRPLLSQVQVKQTTALTGPGKVDHCSHRSINTQTTALTHNVISTRRLGAGGRWFVSCR; via the exons ATGATTCCAAGGTTAGCTTTAGCCTCCAGTTCCACCCAGTCATCCCTAAGCCTTTTTCCTCTCTGCTCCGatccaacctccctctctcctcagtcgCTCTCAGCACCAGCAGCAAGCCCTCAACACTCCCTTACGCGATCACACATGCACGTCCCtagcactcacacacactttctctcctaCCCTGCTACATGTGAATATCTACGACAGTCACATTTAGGTCGACCTAGAGAGGCAGTCTGTTCTAAGACACTGAAGGCAGTCTGCATCActgctcttcctctcctctctctccaggggtcaGCGGTTGTTCCTGTCCAGGTAGATGATCGCCTCCCATCCTCCTACGGCTCTCATAT GTCCAGCAATACCAGACCACCGCTCTCACAGGTCCAGCAATACCAGACCACCGCTCTCACAGGTCCAGCAATACCAGACCACCGCTCTCACAGGTCCAGCAATACCAGACCACCGCTCTCACAGGTCCAGCAATACCAGACCACCGCTCTCACAGGTCCAGCAATACCAGACCACCGCTCTCACAGGTCCAGCAATACCAGACCACCGCTCTCACAGGTCCAGCAATACCAGACCACCGCTCTCACAG GTCCAGCAATACCAGACCACCGCTCTCACAGGTCCAGCAATACCAGACCACCGCTCTCACAG GTCCAGCAATACCAGACCACCGCTCTCACAGGTCCAGCAATACCAGACCACCGCTCTCACAGGTCCAGCAATACCAGACCACTGCTCTCACAGGTCCAGGTAAAGCAGACAACTGCTCTCACAGGTCCAGGTAAAGTAGACCACTGCTCTCACAGGTCCATTAATACCCAGACCACCGCTCTCACACACAATGTCATCTCAACCCGACGGCTGGGAGCTGGAGGTCGTTGGTTTGTTAGCTGCCGTTAG
- the LOC127914619 gene encoding uncharacterized protein LOC127914619 isoform X47: MIASHPPTALICPAIPDHRSHRSSNTRPPLSQVQQYQTTALTGPAIPDHRSHRSSNTRPPLSQVQQYQTTALTGPAIPDHRSHRSSNTRPPLSQVQQYQTTALTGPAIPDHRSHRSSNTRPPLSQVQQYQTTALTGPAIPDHRSHRSSNTRPPLSQVQQYQTTALTGPAIPDHRSHRSSNTRPLLSQVQVKQTTALTGPGKVDHCSHRSINTQTTALTHNVISTRRLGAGGRWFVSCR, from the exons ATGATCGCCTCCCATCCTCCTACGGCTCTCATAT GTCCAGCAATACCAGACCACCGCTCTCACAGGTCCAGCAATACCAGACCACCGCTCTCACAGGTCCAGCAATACCAGACCACCGCTCTCACAGGTCCAGCAATACCAGACCACCGCTCTCACAGGTCCAGCAATACCAGACCACCGCTCTCACAGGTCCAGCAATACCAGACCACCGCTCTCACAGGTCCAGCAATACCAGACCACCGCTCTCACAGGTCCAGCAATACCAGACCACCGCTCTCACAG GTCCAGCAATACCAGACCACCGCTCTCACAGGTCCAGCAATACCAGACCACCGCTCTCACAGGTCCAGCAATACCAGACCACCGCTCTCACAGGTCCAGCAATACCAGACCACCGCTCTCACAGGTCCAGCAATACCAGACCACCGCTCTCACAGGTCCAGCAATACCAGACCACCGCTCTCACAG GTCCAGCAATACCAGACCACCGCTCTCACAGGTCCAGCAATACCAGACCACCGCTCTCACAGGTCCAGCAATACCAGACCACTGCTCTCACAGGTCCAGGTAAAGCAGACAACTGCTCTCACAGGTCCAGGTAAAGTAGACCACTGCTCTCACAGGTCCATTAATACCCAGACCACCGCTCTCACACACAATGTCATCTCAACCCGACGGCTGGGAGCTGGAGGTCGTTGGTTTGTTAGCTGCCGTTAG
- the LOC127914619 gene encoding uncharacterized protein LOC127914619 isoform X23 — MIPRLALASSSTQSSLSLFPLCSDPTSLSPQSLSAPAASPQHSLTRSHMHVPSTHTHFLSYPATCEYLRQSHLGRPREAVCSKTLKAVCITALPLLSLQGSAVVPVQVDDRLPSSYGSHMSSNTRPPLSQVQQYQTTALTGPAIPDHRSHRSSNTRPPLSQVQQYQTTALTGPAIPDHRSHRSSNTRPPLSQVQQYQTTALTGPAIPDHRSHRSSNTRPPLSQVQQYQTTALTGPAIPDHRSHRSSNTRPLLSQVQVKQTTALTGPGKVDHCSHRSINTQTTALTHNVISTRRLGAGGRWFVSCR, encoded by the exons ATGATTCCAAGGTTAGCTTTAGCCTCCAGTTCCACCCAGTCATCCCTAAGCCTTTTTCCTCTCTGCTCCGatccaacctccctctctcctcagtcgCTCTCAGCACCAGCAGCAAGCCCTCAACACTCCCTTACGCGATCACACATGCACGTCCCtagcactcacacacactttctctcctaCCCTGCTACATGTGAATATCTACGACAGTCACATTTAGGTCGACCTAGAGAGGCAGTCTGTTCTAAGACACTGAAGGCAGTCTGCATCActgctcttcctctcctctctctccaggggtcaGCGGTTGTTCCTGTCCAGGTAGATGATCGCCTCCCATCCTCCTACGGCTCTCATAT GTCCAGCAATACCAGACCACCGCTCTCACAGGTCCAGCAATACCAGACCACCGCTCTCACAGGTCCAGCAATACCAGACCACCGCTCTCACAGGTCCAGCAATACCAGACCACCGCTCTCACAGGTCCAGCAATACCAGACCACCGCTCTCACAGGTCCAGCAATACCAGACCACCGCTCTCACAGGTCCAGCAATACCAGACCACCGCTCTCACAG GTCCAGCAATACCAGACCACCGCTCTCACAGGTCCAGCAATACCAGACCACCGCTCTCACAGGTCCAGCAATACCAGACCACCGCTCTCACAG GTCCAGCAATACCAGACCACCGCTCTCACAGGTCCAGCAATACCAGACCACCGCTCTCACAGGTCCAGCAATACCAGACCACTGCTCTCACAGGTCCAGGTAAAGCAGACAACTGCTCTCACAGGTCCAGGTAAAGTAGACCACTGCTCTCACAGGTCCATTAATACCCAGACCACCGCTCTCACACACAATGTCATCTCAACCCGACGGCTGGGAGCTGGAGGTCGTTGGTTTGTTAGCTGCCGTTAG
- the LOC127914619 gene encoding uncharacterized protein LOC127914619 isoform X1 translates to MIPRLALASSSTQSSLSLFPLCSDPTSLSPQSLSAPAASPQHSLTRSHMHVPSTHTHFLSYPATCEYLRQSHLGRPREAVCSKTLKAVCITALPLLSLQGSAVVPVQVDDRLPSSYGSHMSSNTRPPLSQVQQYQTTALTGPAIPDHRSHRSSNTRPPLSQVQQYQTTALTGPAIPDHRSHRSSNTRPPLSQVQQYQTTALTGPLIPRPPLSQVQQYQTTALTGPAIPDHRSHRSSNTRPPLSQVQQYQTTALTGPAIPDHRSHRSSNTRPPLSQVQQYQTTALTGPAIPDHRSHRSSNTRPLLSQVQVKQTTALTGPGKVDHCSHRSINTQTTALTHNVISTRRLGAGGRWFVSCR, encoded by the exons ATGATTCCAAGGTTAGCTTTAGCCTCCAGTTCCACCCAGTCATCCCTAAGCCTTTTTCCTCTCTGCTCCGatccaacctccctctctcctcagtcgCTCTCAGCACCAGCAGCAAGCCCTCAACACTCCCTTACGCGATCACACATGCACGTCCCtagcactcacacacactttctctcctaCCCTGCTACATGTGAATATCTACGACAGTCACATTTAGGTCGACCTAGAGAGGCAGTCTGTTCTAAGACACTGAAGGCAGTCTGCATCActgctcttcctctcctctctctccaggggtcaGCGGTTGTTCCTGTCCAGGTAGATGATCGCCTCCCATCCTCCTACGGCTCTCATAT GTCCAGCAATACCAGACCACCGCTCTCACAGGTCCAGCAATACCAGACCACCGCTCTCACAGGTCCAGCAATACCAGACCACCGCTCTCACAGGTCCAGCAATACCAGACCACCGCTCTCACAGGTCCAGCAATACCAGACCACCGCTCTCACAGGTCCAGCAATACCAGACCACCGCTCTCACAGGTCCAGCAATACCAGACCACCGCTCTCACAGGTCCAGCAATACCAGACCACCGCTCTCACAGGTCCATTAATACCCAGACCACCGCTCTCACAG GTCCAGCAATACCAGACCACCGCTCTCACAGGTCCAGCAATACCAGACCACCGCTCTCACAGGTCCAGCAATACCAGACCACCGCTCTCACAGGTCCAGCAATACCAGACCACCGCTCTCACAGGTCCAGCAATACCAGACCACCGCTCTCACAG GTCCAGCAATACCAGACCACCGCTCTCACAGGTCCAGCAATACCAGACCACCGCTCTCACAGGTCCAGCAATACCAGACCACCGCTCTCACAGGTCCAGCAATACCAGACCACTGCTCTCACAGGTCCAGGTAAAGCAGACAACTGCTCTCACAGGTCCAGGTAAAGTAGACCACTGCTCTCACAGGTCCATTAATACCCAGACCACCGCTCTCACACACAATGTCATCTCAACCCGACGGCTGGGAGCTGGAGGTCGTTGGTTTGTTAGCTGCCGTTAG
- the LOC127914619 gene encoding uncharacterized protein LOC127914619 isoform X46: MIASHPPTALICPAIPDHRSHRSSNTRPPLSQVQQYQTTALTGPAIPDHRSHRSSNTRPPLSQVQQYQTTALTGPAIPDHRSHRSSNTRPPLSQVQQYQTTALTGPAIPDHRSHRSSNTRPPLSQVQQYQTTALTGPAIPDHRSHRSSNTRPPLSQVQQYQTTALTGPAIPDHRSHRSSNTRPLLSQVQVKQTTALTGPGKVDHCSHRSINTQTTALTHNVISTRRLGAGGRWFVSCR; this comes from the exons ATGATCGCCTCCCATCCTCCTACGGCTCTCATAT GTCCAGCAATACCAGACCACCGCTCTCACAGGTCCAGCAATACCAGACCACCGCTCTCACAGGTCCAGCAATACCAGACCACCGCTCTCACAGGTCCAGCAATACCAGACCACCGCTCTCACAGGTCCAGCAATACCAGACCACCGCTCTCACAGGTCCAGCAATACCAGACCACCGCTCTCACAGGTCCAGCAATACCAGACCACCGCTCTCACAG GTCCAGCAATACCAGACCACCGCTCTCACAGGTCCAGCAATACCAGACCACCGCTCTCACAGGTCCAGCAATACCAGACCACCGCTCTCACAGGTCCAGCAATACCAGACCACCGCTCTCACAGGTCCAGCAATACCAGACCACCGCTCTCACAGGTCCAGCAATACCAGACCACCGCTCTCACAG GTCCAGCAATACCAGACCACCGCTCTCACAGGTCCAGCAATACCAGACCACCGCTCTCACAGGTCCAGCAATACCAGACCACCGCTCTCACAGGTCCAGCAATACCAGACCACTGCTCTCACAGGTCCAGGTAAAGCAGACAACTGCTCTCACAGGTCCAGGTAAAGTAGACCACTGCTCTCACAGGTCCATTAATACCCAGACCACCGCTCTCACACACAATGTCATCTCAACCCGACGGCTGGGAGCTGGAGGTCGTTGGTTTGTTAGCTGCCGTTAG
- the LOC127914619 gene encoding uncharacterized protein LOC127914619 isoform X39 has product MIPRLALASSSTQSSLSLFPLCSDPTSLSPQSLSAPAASPQHSLTRSHMHVPSTHTHFLSYPATCEYLRQSHLGRPREAVCSKTLKAVCITALPLLSLQGSAVVPVQVDDRLPSSYGSHMSSNTRPPLSQVQQYQTTALTGPAIPDHRSHRSSNTRPPLSQVQQYQTTALTGPAIPDHRSHRSSNTRPPLSQVQQYQTTALTGPAIPDHRSHRSSNTRPLLSQVQVKQTTALTGPGKVDHCSHRSINTQTTALTHNVISTRRLGAGGRWFVSCR; this is encoded by the exons ATGATTCCAAGGTTAGCTTTAGCCTCCAGTTCCACCCAGTCATCCCTAAGCCTTTTTCCTCTCTGCTCCGatccaacctccctctctcctcagtcgCTCTCAGCACCAGCAGCAAGCCCTCAACACTCCCTTACGCGATCACACATGCACGTCCCtagcactcacacacactttctctcctaCCCTGCTACATGTGAATATCTACGACAGTCACATTTAGGTCGACCTAGAGAGGCAGTCTGTTCTAAGACACTGAAGGCAGTCTGCATCActgctcttcctctcctctctctccaggggtcaGCGGTTGTTCCTGTCCAGGTAGATGATCGCCTCCCATCCTCCTACGGCTCTCATAT GTCCAGCAATACCAGACCACCGCTCTCACAGGTCCAGCAATACCAGACCACCGCTCTCACAGGTCCAGCAATACCAGACCACCGCTCTCACAGGTCCAGCAATACCAGACCACCGCTCTCACAGGTCCAGCAATACCAGACCACCGCTCTCACAGGTCCAGCAATACCAGACCACCGCTCTCACAGGTCCAGCAATACCAGACCACCGCTCTCACAGGTCCAGCAATACCAGACCACCGCTCTCACAG GTCCAGCAATACCAGACCACCGCTCTCACAGGTCCAGCAATACCAGACCACTGCTCTCACAGGTCCAGGTAAAGCAGACAACTGCTCTCACAGGTCCAGGTAAAGTAGACCACTGCTCTCACAGGTCCATTAATACCCAGACCACCGCTCTCACACACAATGTCATCTCAACCCGACGGCTGGGAGCTGGAGGTCGTTGGTTTGTTAGCTGCCGTTAG
- the LOC127914619 gene encoding uncharacterized protein LOC127914619 isoform X41, translated as MIPRLALASSSTQSSLSLFPLCSDPTSLSPQSLSAPAASPQHSLTRSHMHVPSTHTHFLSYPATCEYLRQSHLGRPREAVCSKTLKAVCITALPLLSLQGSAVVPVQVDDRLPSSYGSHMSSNTRPPLSQVQQYQTTALTGPAIPDHRSHRSSNTRPPLSQVQQYQTTALTGPAIPDHRSHRSINTQTTALTGPAIPDHRSHRSSNTRPPLSQVQQYQTTALTGPAIPDHRSHRSSNTRPPLSQVQQYQTTALTGPGKADNCSHRSR; from the exons ATGATTCCAAGGTTAGCTTTAGCCTCCAGTTCCACCCAGTCATCCCTAAGCCTTTTTCCTCTCTGCTCCGatccaacctccctctctcctcagtcgCTCTCAGCACCAGCAGCAAGCCCTCAACACTCCCTTACGCGATCACACATGCACGTCCCtagcactcacacacactttctctcctaCCCTGCTACATGTGAATATCTACGACAGTCACATTTAGGTCGACCTAGAGAGGCAGTCTGTTCTAAGACACTGAAGGCAGTCTGCATCActgctcttcctctcctctctctccaggggtcaGCGGTTGTTCCTGTCCAGGTAGATGATCGCCTCCCATCCTCCTACGGCTCTCATAT GTCCAGCAATACCAGACCACCGCTCTCACAGGTCCAGCAATACCAGACCACCGCTCTCACAGGTCCAGCAATACCAGACCACCGCTCTCACAGGTCCAGCAATACCAGACCACCGCTCTCACAGGTCCAGCAATACCAGACCACCGCTCTCACAGGTCCAGCAATACCAGACCACCGCTCTCACAGGTCCATTAATACCCAGACCACCGCTCTCACAG GTCCAGCAATACCAGACCACCGCTCTCACAGGTCCAGCAATACCAGACCACCGCTCTCACAGGTCCAGCAATACCAGACCACCGCTCTCACAG GTCCAGCAATACCAGACCACCGCTCTCACAGGTCCAGCAATACCAGACCACCGCTCTCACAGGTCCAGCAATACCAGACCACTGCTCTCACAGGTCCAGGTAAAGCAGACAACTGCTCTCACAGGTCCAGGTAA
- the LOC127914619 gene encoding uncharacterized protein LOC127914619 isoform X33 codes for MIPRLALASSSTQSSLSLFPLCSDPTSLSPQSLSAPAASPQHSLTRSHMHVPSTHTHFLSYPATCEYLRQSHLGRPREAVCSKTLKAVCITALPLLSLQGSAVVPVQVDDRLPSSYGSHMSSNTRPPLSQVQQYQTTALTGPAIPDHRSHRSSNTRPPLSQVQQYQTTALTGPAIPDHRSHRSSNTRPPLSQVQQYQTTALTGPLIPRPPLSQVQQYQTTALTGPAIPDHRSHRSSNTRPPLSQVQQYQTTALTGPAIPDHRSHRSSNTRPPLSQVQQYQTTALTGPGKADNCSHRSR; via the exons ATGATTCCAAGGTTAGCTTTAGCCTCCAGTTCCACCCAGTCATCCCTAAGCCTTTTTCCTCTCTGCTCCGatccaacctccctctctcctcagtcgCTCTCAGCACCAGCAGCAAGCCCTCAACACTCCCTTACGCGATCACACATGCACGTCCCtagcactcacacacactttctctcctaCCCTGCTACATGTGAATATCTACGACAGTCACATTTAGGTCGACCTAGAGAGGCAGTCTGTTCTAAGACACTGAAGGCAGTCTGCATCActgctcttcctctcctctctctccaggggtcaGCGGTTGTTCCTGTCCAGGTAGATGATCGCCTCCCATCCTCCTACGGCTCTCATAT GTCCAGCAATACCAGACCACCGCTCTCACAGGTCCAGCAATACCAGACCACCGCTCTCACAGGTCCAGCAATACCAGACCACCGCTCTCACAGGTCCAGCAATACCAGACCACCGCTCTCACAGGTCCAGCAATACCAGACCACCGCTCTCACAGGTCCAGCAATACCAGACCACCGCTCTCACAGGTCCAGCAATACCAGACCACCGCTCTCACAGGTCCAGCAATACCAGACCACCGCTCTCACAGGTCCATTAATACCCAGACCACCGCTCTCACAG GTCCAGCAATACCAGACCACCGCTCTCACAGGTCCAGCAATACCAGACCACCGCTCTCACAGGTCCAGCAATACCAGACCACCGCTCTCACAGGTCCAGCAATACCAGACCACCGCTCTCACAGGTCCAGCAATACCAGACCACCGCTCTCACAG GTCCAGCAATACCAGACCACCGCTCTCACAGGTCCAGCAATACCAGACCACTGCTCTCACAGGTCCAGGTAAAGCAGACAACTGCTCTCACAGGTCCAGGTAA